A region of the Rissa tridactyla isolate bRisTri1 chromosome 18, bRisTri1.patW.cur.20221130, whole genome shotgun sequence genome:
ttcaaggTGCCAAGTGTAAATTCAAAAAGCACATTATCTTGTGCATAACGGACAGCAGCTAACCAAGCTCCCGCTGCAGTTCTGAAACTAATCCCCCCAAtgacttttcttctttatctgtGATGGCAATGTGGCAGTCTCTTCAGTACACAGTGCAGCCCAATCCTACTTTATCGTCCAaggtacatatatattttatttcctgtcAGGTTTATTCTATGCTATTGATAGCTTTTGCAAAATGTTATGTATTCCAGGCGGCTTAATCCAAAGCTATGAAACTGGTTAGGACTATGGTTACCTTTGCAGCATATCTAGTCTTTATATTGATGCATGCAAACCTACTCACATTGCATTTTACggattttacctttttttttacttttacacaGATTCTTTTCTGTGGATCTCATTTCTCAGTGCCTAGACTATGGCATTGCCTTGGTTTTCTCCCAGAAGCTGCATCCTGATTTGATTACGATCTATGCAGTGGCAGATTCCTCTAGTTTATTCTAAATCTATTTaggataaatatatttatttgtctCCAAGGTTCTCATCTCCAAGTTGGACTCTGCAGATACTCTTACGCTGTGTGCTTGAGTCAATTGTCCCAAATATGCGAGAACTTATTCAAAAATTTCTCCCTCTCTTGATTTCTCCTATGAAATGTAGCTTTCAAAGGTGTGATTCCTGTTAGGAGTCCGATCTGGTGTTTGTCAGCTCACACAGGGAGTAGCTTTATTAGTGGTCAAGGTTTCAGCATGTTGGAATATACCTGTTTTATTTCGGCAAGACAGTGGATTctacattaaaatgaaaaactagAATTGGTCACAAAAAGACAGCACAGCAAATGGATTTTCAGTAGTTTGCTGAAATTTAGCTCTGGTCTCAGCCACCCCTTTGCAATCCCCCTGGTTGTTACCCAGCTACAAGGGGAGAGAATGAATTCCCCAATTCCTCCAATTTCAGTGTGGACTTAAAAGGAAACGTTCGGCTTATTAAAAGACATTTCATTGtgttctccttttttcctgttctgttcaGTGAAAGAGCAAATCCATTTCAACGTACTTGCTTTTGTATATACTATTTACCTCCAACACGGGTCTGGGCGCACCGAAGTGTTCTCTTTGCAGCTTGTCCCAAGGCGTCGTCAGCTGCACCGTGAAGCTGCTGTCTGCAAGGATCACCCTCTCCTCCAGAAATGGTAGCTGTGCTCCAGAAAGGACAGAAATGCGTCATGACTTTGTTTGCACTCTGGACTGATCATCTTTGGCGCTCCTCGGCAGTCTCTCCCCGCGCAGAGCCCACACGATGGCACTCTATCCTAACGAGCTGTGGTGCCGTGCAGCCTCCCGCTTGCAAGTTGTCCTGCCTTGTCACGGTTTGTCACTTGGTTTCTCCTTCAGCTTAACCAGGCTAGGGACCCTCCCCTGCTTCCCTGCCCTCGCTGTGTTAGTTTAACGGCAGAGCTGGAACGCAAAGCGTCTTTTTGAAAGAAGTGCCTGGTTTTAAGAAAGGACCCTGAACTATGAAGCAGTCCCAGTGGTTATCACCGATAGCTAAAGcgtgttctctttttctcttttcacattgAATGTGTGTCTCGCTTCACCTTCCAGACCCTCAACTGAGCTTTCTCTTTGTCTGCTAAGTTAAATAGCACTGTCTAAAATTGCCTCTCCATTTAAATACTTTTCCCTCTGATTAAgttgtctttcctctttccttcttttttgacGAATGAAAAACAATCTCTCCAGGATATCAGGACATGATGACACATCTCCTCACCCCCATGGACTTTCCCAGGAGCCACTGAATGTGTGGACACAGGAACTGACCAAAAGGTTCCTCCCCTGTGCAAACTTCAGCACTGTTGGAGGTGTAGAGATGAGGGGCATGGTCAGCCCAGATCGCATCTAGGGTGGAGGAGAGAGGCGGTTGCAGAGGGCAGTTCTGTCCTCTGGTGGTCCTGCAGTTAGAAGGTGCCATTCTCTCCCCTCTGGCTCTCCTgactctgctgcttgctgtgGTTTATCATCGCTGTCAAATATCTTCACTCCAAGGTCACTCTGTGCCTTGGTTTCTCATCATCCTCACTGCATGGGTCTACGTTTGCCCCATCCTCCCTTAGCTGCCAAACCTGCATGCCACTCTGGATATGGCTGAACCACCGGGACAGCAGTGTGGGTCAGCCAAGGACAGCTTTGGCCTCCtttgctccctgctgctcctgacTGCCCTTGTAGGATGCCTTGCCTGCAAGCATCCAACACAACCCTGCAGTTCGCCCCATGCGATGCATTGTACACGTGCTGTGCTGTGAAAACCTCCCTCTGATAGGCTGTGACATCACCTTCAACTTATTTCAGGCATTTTGAACGGAAAAAATACCCACAGCCGATGGCCAAGGGTACCCTGTGAAGCTCAAGCAGAGACAGGCCAAGGACAGTGCTGATGCAGCCAGCTCACCCGAGAGGATCTCCATCTTGAGAAGTGGGGGTGAAAAACCTCCCATGTCCTGCATGGTGGGGGCCAGAGCGATGACGTGGGCCGATGCCCACAGCACCGCAAACGCAACTTTAGGCACCACAGCTAACGGCCTGCAATTACCCAGACTGTAAATTGCACATACTGAAGACAATAACACTATCTAGAGGTGATAACATCATCAGGTTCTACTCGGTGCTCCTCACGCTCCGGAGATCATATAAAATCTGCCTAGGCAAACTTCGCACTGGGACGTGGCTCCCAGCTGAAGGTGCCGGATGGCCTCGTCCTCCGTCCGGGCTCCCAGTGGTTCAGGATGTCTGTGTCCGATGAATGCATTGGTGTTTTGTGTTCCTTAATATGCAGCTACATGTATGACCTTGTACTTGACTTAATTTAATGACTACTTgaaatttaatcttatttttcttcagtgcgTGTACTTtgaacatgactttttttttctttttttttttcaacaggaaaataatttaccTTTATTCAGGATTTTTTCTTGACTAAAAGGTAACTTAATTGAAATACTAAATTATTGGGAAGACATTCATTTTAGCTAGAAGGTAACTAAAATTCATTACATCCTAATATACTAATTCTAACTGGAGTCCcgttcctaatttttttttgttgtatcaGTGGTGTTGATCACCAACTCACACAAATTAAGTAACAGTTTCCGACACAGGCATGACAGGGAAGTACATTCAAGGAAACTTTTAGAAGTAGGTTCAGAGTCCCCAATTCCTAAACACATATGTAAGCGTGTGAGTCTGTGTTCTCAGTAGCTACTGAATTTGATGGTTATTTATAGTATATGAAGTGCATATTCGCAGCAGCGCACTGCCTGACAGTTTTGTTCACGGAGTCCAGGAGCTTCCAGCCAGCTGAAGCGCATCACAGTTGTGTTTAGAAACTGCACTCtgcttgtttgttggttggttttttttttttattctgcatacATATTTTACACTTCCGTATGTTATACTGCGTAGCGGCACCTTACTGCTTGTAAGGGAAGGATTGTTTTGACAATTTATTCTGCATAAGTCCATAGCCCTTGGTGGTAATTTAGCAcacaggaaatatattttaatgtcagCACAGTGAACATCCAGGATAAAGCTCTAAGTAGGGAACAAAAATTCTGTCAGGCCCATGCGCTCTCATAATCTGTTTTAATCTGGAACCAATCAATAATATTGACGAGCTGCCCCGCACGATTATTGGTACACCTCTGATAGATGCTGCCTTGCCAGTCAGGATGGACACGAGCTGCTCAACATGCTATATGTACTTCTGAGTGAAAGACTCACAATCAAAAGACTTTGTCTGTATGCACAAGTGCAGGATTTTATTAAATTTACGAATATATGCTACTTAAGGTTCTGAGGACCCCAGTAAAAATCCTGCAAGATGTGTCTGTTGCGGGGTTTAGAAACCTGACCTGGAGCTACTTTTGAGAATTACTTTCAGTGACGACAGCCTTATTTGTGGGGCAGCAAACAGCCAACACACCCTTCCCGAGCACGCGGTGAATACCTGACTTGCAGCATTTTTGTAAAAACATTGGTTCTTTTCCTTTGGCGATCGCATCACAGTACATCATGTACttataaaaattaattcagtaacTCAGTATTTGTTGAGGCATTGCTTAGTTTCAGTAAGGTTGTCCTGCTTACTGGTATGTTGAACTTTAATCCTTCATTTGAACTCTAGACTAGTTCATTTGACTGAAAATACCATGTTtcacatcagatttttttttccacagtgatgGACAGCTGTTGGAAGCAGCAGGACTACTAATGGATTTGTTCACGCACAGGTGAGTGGGTGATGCGCACTTCGTTTTATTTCACATCGCTGGAATTGTTCTAACGCTGAACAATGGCTGATACTTGCAATATATGGGAAAGGCTCGATGGCATTTTTCGCGGTAACTGAAATCAAGATTGGACTTGGCTTTAGTTTTTAAGTATTACAGTCATTGTCTTTAATATTGCTAATCAGTCTGTGTGGTTGTTTTGGTTTAGATTTTCACCAGCGTGGGATGTGCGATGAGCCCAACATTCAGGTAAAGAGATTTCTCAGACTCTTGACAGTGACAGCTCTGAAGGGAGCTATTACTGACTCAGAGAGTTAAAGGGATGGTAAAAgtatgggggaaaaaacaaaccagagaagagaaaggaactaTATCACAGAGAAACAAGGTTAACCTGAACTCCCTGTTCACTAAAGAGAATTTGGAGGATGTTTACGAGTGGAACCTTTATTTCTGGCCGAAGCGAACAAGAGCAAATCTTCACAATCAGACAGTGCTCAGCTAAAGACCTTGGTGCCCCTCAAGATCCAAACTGGAATGATGCCAGCGGGGGTGTTCACCCTTTGCACCTGCCAACGGCAAGATAGCTGCTGTGATACCAGCTCCCAAAGAGATGCAGGCAACTGCTTATCCACAAGCCTGATGTGTGCACCTGGACAGTTTGCAGAAATTATAATAAACAATAGCATTACTGTACACATAGTAAATATGGTGCTTTGGAGAATGGTCAAACTGGCTTTTGTAAAGGTAAGCTATGCCTTACAAATCTGTTGAAGTAATTGCAAAAGCAGATGAGTATATGGATTGGGTGAAGTCCAACTGATATAATTACTTGGACTCTCAAGAGACTTTTGACAAGGCCTGTTGCCAGGGACTCTTAAAGATAAATAAAGAAGGCTCAGACTACCCAACATATTAAGTGGTCTGGAAAGTACACGAATAGCAGGGTGATGACATCTGGTGATGAAAAAAAGCTCTTTAGGGTAATAAGGACTGACTGTTCAGAGTTGCAAAGAACCTTAGCTAAAAAAGTAGGAGAAGGAATACAATACAGATAGATGTAAAAAGTGAGCAAACAGGAACAAATGCTGATGTTACCATTCATGGCTTTGGAATTCTATTAATTGGGACCGTTCTGTGGAAATGTCAGATCAGTGCTACGCGatgattaaaaaagcaaagtaagTCTCAGGAATCACTAGGAAAGAAACTgagaagagagcagaaaatacCATTACGCTGCAGTATAAATCTGTGGTGTATTCACATCTTTAACACTGTTTGTGGTTCCGGTCCCTCTGTCTCAAAAAGAATGTATTGGAGTTGGGAAAGGATCAGAAAAAGGCAACTGGCTTGAGCTGAATGTATGGGCCATTGTTGGTGACAAGTGACTGGATTTGATGGACTTTGGTCACTATGGCCGTTCTTATATTAAGAAATTCTTATAAGTTGAACCTTTGCTCTGTGTCACCAAAATGGTCATTAGGAAGAGGGATCAGCCttcctttcaataaaaaaatcaagaaagtaaTAGTCTAGCGTGAAATATGCGACTCTTCTAAGGTCCCCTTATTGGAAAAATACacctcaaaagaaaaagcatctctaAAAATAAGTTTGACTCACAGAAGGTGGATGTTTGTAAAAAAATCGAACACGCAAAACCAAAAAGTGTTGTTTCTTACGTTATGATTCCGGAGCTCCTCAAGAGAGGCTGTTTGACACCACAGTTAGTGTTTCACGCAGAATGTATGATGCTCTTCCTCCACAGATTCCTAATCGAGTGACTCTCAGTTCTGTGTCAGATGCCACGAAACTGCACCAGTTATGACTGTTAGAGGCTTTTCTCCTTGATGGTTGAGAAAAGGCCAGCCTGGTGATTATCTTCTTAGAGAAGTCTGGCATCTCTCTCGTTAGCCCTCACAGCATGCTTCAAAGCCGTTCATGACCCATATTCAGGGTCTCTTTCACATAAGCTTGGGCTGGCATGATGTGTCATTCTGGTACTCGTGGCTGGATCTGAGTGAAAGGTCTCAAGGGAATGTGTTTTAGGACGTTTTCTTCAGGTTTGTAAAGATTTCAGGTTACACTAAGTGAATCTAACAAAAAGCATGGAAAGTCTGTAGGTTGTATACTGTGAGACCTCAACTTCCAGAACTCTTGTATCATCGTTCTGGActaaaacatttgctttctttttccagatcCCCTTAGCAAGTCTAGTGTTCCTCTTTTGAGGGAGTCATCACTCCACAAATCATTACAGTCATTCGCCATGTGAATGATAAGGAACATCTCAGTACTTGGAACATGCTGTGAGCTTCAGCACCAACGTATTGAATTCCGGTACCCAACACCTGAGTTCAGCATTTGAAGACTGAATGTTGAACAGAAAACCTGAATGGTCTGGAGGAATAAATGAAAACGGACATCTGCACTTTTTGAAAAGAGGTCTTGATTTACAAATCTGGCAGAAATTAAGTTTACAGAAGGAATCCAGGCAGTATTGTTTTATATCTTGGGTACTGTCCTAACAAAGCGTCCCTTATAAATATCAAAACCACGACATTCAGCTGttagagaggaagggaaaatactCTTGAGGATAGCTTTGTCCCAAGCCCAGGGGCATCCATTACAtgcccagatgtttctttttcgGACTTTCACTCTTCAGTATTGATTTATGCACTTCACAGAAGATTTGTTCAGAAAGGAGGTGtgaataaaagataataaagaatGATTTAGTCATCTGCAAGGCGAAAATGAAACCCACCTAAATTCCTATCACATATAGTACCACTTGTATTGTTATACACCAGAATTGTGTCTGGATGATTATGTTAACATTTTGCTGTAACAATGATGTCATTGATGTGATGTGATGGAAAATCTAGCTTAGGAGCATACTGTGTAAGCTGAAGTTTTCAACAAGTAAATATTTCTTCAGTGTTGGACTCTAGTATGAAAAGTTCTATTTCAGCAAAAAAGTAAGCGTCTTTCTTCATTGTCCCAGAAAGATTACACTGGAAAGTGAAAAGTGAAATCAGAGCAGAGGATGACTCAGTATAACCATTCAGCAGAGCTCTCTCTCCAGAGCCCAGCAAATAAGTCATTAAATTTCACTGAAACACCGCTGGCTTTGGATGAAAGGACCCTGTTAGGGATGAAGATTTCACTGTCGGTCCTTCTGTCTGTTATAACTTTGGCAACGATCCTtgcaaatgtttttgttgttattacaATTTTTCTGACCAGAAAGCTCCACACACCTGCAAATTACCTCATTGGCTCCTTGGCAGTGACTGATCTTTTAGTGTCTGTCCTAGTAATGCCCATCAGTATTGCTTACACTGTCACCCACACGTGGGCCTTCGGCCAAGTGTTGTGTGATATCTGGTTATCATCAGACATCACGTGCTGCACAGCCTCCATCCTACACCTCTGCGTTATTGCACTGGACAGATACTGGGCTATCACAGATGCTTTGGAATATGCCAAACGCCGGACCGCTGGCCGAGCAGCGCTCATGATTGCCGTGGTCTGGATGATATCTATTAGTATTTCTGTGCCACCATTTTTCTGGAGGCAAGTGAAAGCTCATGATGAAATTGCAAAGTGTACTGTGAACACAGACCAAATTTCCTACACAATTTATTCCACTTGTGGAGCTTTCTACATCCCAACTGTGCTCCTCCTGATCTTGTACGGTAGAATTTATGTAGCAGCTCGATCCAGAATTCTGAAGCCACCCTCATTATATGGGAAACGCTTTACTACTGCACACCTGATTACCGGCTCTGCTGGGTCTTCCCTCTGCTCCATTAATGCAAGCCTTCATGAAGGGCATTCCCATTCAGGTGGATCTCCAATATTTATCAatcatgttaaaataaaactgGCAGATAGTGTcctagaaaggaaaagaatttctgctgcaagagaaaggaaagccACCAAAACTTTAGGCATTATTCTGGGAGCTTTCATTTTCTGCTGGCTGCCTTTTTTTGTCATGTCCCTTGTCCTACCAATCTGCCAAGATGCTTGTTGGTTTCATCCCATCCTACTGGACTTTTTTACGTGGTTAGGTTACTTAAACTCATTGATCAATCCAGTCATTTATACAgcttttaatgaagaatttaagCAGGCTTTCCAAAAACTAATACATTTCAAAAAGTGTTCGTCTTGATCCTCTCCTGTTGTGTTACTGACCCTTGTGCAATCTGGCAGCCTACCTGGAAACTTTCTGTGCTTTTATTCCTGAGGTACGGAGTAGTAATTGCCATCTCTGCTGCTACCCTG
Encoded here:
- the HTR1D gene encoding 5-hydroxytryptamine receptor 1D, with the protein product MTQYNHSAELSLQSPANKSLNFTETPLALDERTLLGMKISLSVLLSVITLATILANVFVVITIFLTRKLHTPANYLIGSLAVTDLLVSVLVMPISIAYTVTHTWAFGQVLCDIWLSSDITCCTASILHLCVIALDRYWAITDALEYAKRRTAGRAALMIAVVWMISISISVPPFFWRQVKAHDEIAKCTVNTDQISYTIYSTCGAFYIPTVLLLILYGRIYVAARSRILKPPSLYGKRFTTAHLITGSAGSSLCSINASLHEGHSHSGGSPIFINHVKIKLADSVLERKRISAARERKATKTLGIILGAFIFCWLPFFVMSLVLPICQDACWFHPILLDFFTWLGYLNSLINPVIYTAFNEEFKQAFQKLIHFKKCSS